Sequence from the Phragmites australis chromosome 6, lpPhrAust1.1, whole genome shotgun sequence genome:
CCATTCTGACTGCAGTACCAAAGAAGTCTACGTGGAAGGGGTTAAGGAAGTTGCCCTCTCTGTAGTTAGTGGCATTAACTGTGAGTGTAAACCACATGGTGAACATATCAATATTTCTAAAATGTCAAAGCATTTGTACTAAAGTGGAGCTTGTTTTCTCTGGCAGCCAGTATATTTGCATATGGACAAACAAGTAGTGGAAAGACATATACTATGACTGGAGTAACAGAATATACAGTAGCAGACATATATGATTACATTAACAAGGTAATCAAACTCTCACCCATCCTCAGGTTCCATGCCAGGTTTTTGTTGCAGTTATTACAATGTTCTCAAATGACACTTCTTCTGGAAGTACTGCCTAAGTACCATGCTGCTTCTTTTTCCAGCATGAAGAGAGAGCATTTGTTCTGAAATTTTCAGCAATTGAAATATATAATGAAGTTGTAAGGGATCTTCTGAGTGCAGAAAACACTCCACTTAGACTTTGGGATGATGCAGAGGTGAAAAAAGGCTCCTTGTTAACCTTGTGAGTTCTTATTCTGCTATGTTCGCACTTGGTGATGGTCCGTTGCTGTTTATTCTACAGAGGGGCACCTACGTGGAGAACCTTACAGAGGTTATATTAAGGGACTGGAACCACCTCAAGGGGCTTATTTCGGTGTGTGAAGGTGCAATTTACATTATTTCTGTGTGTTTTGATTACCTGCAGCAGTTTACATTATTTGTAGCTGGTGCTTACCTGTGATCTCATTTATGCACTATATACTTGCACTAGCTCAAAGAAGGACAGGGGAGAcctttttaaatgaaaaaagcTCCAGATCCCATCAAATTCTCAGATTGGTCTGCCCTCTACTTGATTTGATTCATCGGTTGCGTAGAAATGTGCTTTTGCCTGACATCTATGTTAATTAATTCAGACTGTAGAAAGTTCTGCCCGGGAGTTCTTAGGGAAGGACAAGTCAACTACACTTGTCGCTAGTGCGGTAAGAGGAACATCCAGCAAATATGTCGCGTGTTTTTGATATGGAAAGTGTAAGAACTAAGCACCAATTTTTCTTCCTGTGCAGAACTTTATTGATCTGGCAGGAAGTGAGCGTGCATCTCAGGCATTGTCTGCTGGCACGAGGCTAAAAGAAGGTTGCCATATTAATAAAAGTCTGCTTGCCCTTGGCACTGTCATTAGGAAACTGAGGTTACAATCTCACTTCGCATCTATCCGATTCACATGTTAAGAGGAACTGCTTGTTTAATTTTGGGAGTATGGTTTTTTTGTCGGTTAGTAAACGTTAAATTATCATTTTATTTATGCAGCATGGGAAGTAATGCACACATACCATACAGAGATTCGAAGCTCACACGCATATTACAGCCATCTTTGGGAGGCAATGCAAGAACTGCCATTATTTGTACACTGAGCCCTGCAACTAGCCATATTGAGCAATCAAGAAATACCCTGCTATTTGGGAGTTGTGCAAAAGAAGTAGTTACAAGTGCTCAGGTTAATGTGGTGATGTCTGATAAAGCACTAGTTAAGCATTTGCAAAAGGAGGTTGCTAGATTGGAGAGTGAGTTGCGGCAGCCAGCTTCAAATTCCAGTCTAGAAGCATTAGTGAAGGAAAAAGACAATCAAATCAGAAAGGTAAAGTATGCCTCCGACCTCTTTTATATACCTCCCTGCTCTTCTTTCACAGTGGATACATGAAAAATTATGGAAAACCATTTTTTGTGCATTGTATTTTGCTTGCTGTCACTTCTGTCTTGTTCAGTTTCAGCAGTCAGCATAGTTCCTATTACTGCAAAAACTGTTGTCATTTTCTTTCCATATCCATGATACATTGTGTCCCGTCCTTTGCAGATggagaaagaaataaaagaactCAAGTCTCAGCGCGATTTGGCTCAGTCTAGGTTGCAGAATTTGCTGCAGACTGTTGGGGAGCACCCAAAGCACTCGGTATATTTCTAGTTATTAGCATTATTCATATTCTTGTTTCTTAACAGATGCATTAGTTTTGTTTGTATACTTAGGGATCAGGAAAGCGTGCAGTCCGAAGCCCTCCATCTATTGGAATGCCCCCATGCAACAGCAGAGATGACAGTTCTCAGATCTCTCATGATGAGTCAGATATTTACAAGGAAGTACGATGTATTGAAACCAATGGAACAGGAGGAAATGAACAGTTGGATATATCAGCCGGTGGAAGTAGTGCGTGTGGTGCTGGTTCAAATGCATCAGTGAATTCAAGGCATTCGAGGCTCCTAGGTGAAACTCCTATCACGTTGGAGCAGCATTTGGAGAATATCAGGAGGCCTTTTGTCTGTGGTACCAGAGATCTAGGATCTTCAACACGTAACTCCTCGGGCTGTAGAGTAATTGGTAGAAGCAGGAGCTGTAGATCACTGACAGGTTCTACTCTGTTTGATGGTATGGAGGTGGATGATGGCACCCCACTAAATAGAAGTTTGGTAGATTTCCCTGGAAGATCTGAAGGGTATAATAGAAGGGGATCTGCACTGAACTATGATGCAGAAAGTGAAACTCTTTCAAGAGCAGGATCCATACTTTCTGAGACTTCAAAGGGTGCAACCAACACAAATGGTGCGTGTGATGCAGAATTTACCGGTATTGGTGAATTTGTTGCTGAACTGAAAGAGATGGCTCAGGTTCATTATCAGAAACAGCTAGGTGGTCAGGTATGAAAGTATTTGATTGTCAGAGAACAGCTTCCTTGGTCTTGTGGTCGTAGCTCATTTAATTATTTTCCTTCaaagaaattgtgggacaatattatgataaaaaaaatgtgttgcatacttcaatttattcaattaaacaTTATGCCGATTAGGAGTGGGCACACATGTTCTGTCCTTCCTTTGGTTGAGAGTAAAAATACCTTTGAAGAGTGTTTTAGATCTTTTGCTTGTAGACTGTTCCTAGCTTACTGATGTACATCAACTGTCAATTTAAAAACTTAGACTAACTTAAACTGAACACTAAAGCCTGCTGAAATGTTTTTGTCCCATCGACTCATTatattattggttttttaatccTTGTTTCAGAATGCAAATGGGGAATATGGAGACAGCACTATAAAGAGCATTGGATTGGACCCTATCGTAGTTGGTTCACCTTCTCGCTGGCCATTGGAATTCGAGAAGAAACAGCAAGAGATCATCGAGCTTTGGCATGCATGCAGTATTTCCTTAGTCCACAGGACCTACTTTTTCTTGCTATTCAAGGGAGATCAGGCTGATTCAATCTACATGGAAGTGGAGCTTCGTAGGCTGTCATTCCTCAGAGAAACTTATTCTCGGGGAAGTACCCCTAGCAATGCAGTAGTAGGCAGTTTGAACTCTTCACCTGTTGCGAGGTGAGTACATCCTACTAATTTCTTTAGTTTCCCTTATAACTTTGATGACGGACACAAACACTCGTTAGAATGACACGTAATCCAATGTTCCGCTGCATGCAGCGCTAAGAAGCTGCAACGCGAACGGGAGATGCTCGCCAGGCAGATGCAGAAGCAGCTCACAGTGGAGGAAAGAGAGCACCTGTACACCAAGTGGGGTGTTTCACTGGACTCCAAGAAGAGGAAGCTGCAGGTTGCTCGTCGCCTCTGGACGGAGACCAAAGACCTGGAGCATGTCAGGGAGAGCGCCTCCCTGGTCGCCAAGCTGATCGGGCTCCAGGAGCCAGGGCAGGTCCTCAGGGAGATGTTCGGGCTCAGCTTTGCGCCGCAGCAGCCACCACCCGCCCGGCGGCGATCCTCCAACGGCTGGAGATACGGGATCCCTTCGTTCGGCTGATTGGATTATCAACCACGCACGATAACACGATGACTGACCAAAAGATGTAACTTTGCCTCTGATTTCTGTAGGATTTTAGGAATATTCGCTGGCCCGTTGTTTGTGCTTTCTGCTGCCGGTGGCTGGCCTCGTGCATGCTTTTCTGCCTAGCCGCCGCCGGCTCGGCCTCAATTGCTGACGCTGTTGTATAACGTTAACATGTGCTACAATAGTAATCCATCGTGCCATCTTGCGGAAGGGTTAATGTATGAGCGATGCTATATTTCTTATGCATGAAAATCGAGCTTCTCTCGGTCAACGAAGCATAGCGATAGGATCTGCATCAGATGCCCCAAAATCGTCTTCAACCTCCTGCCGATGCCTTCTCTGTGATTTCTCTCTCGCTCCTCCACACTGTCCATCTACCGCTGTCTCCACTGGCAGCTCCTGCGCTAACCTGGTGTCACGTCAACCTGTCCTCTTACACCTGTCTCCACCAGTGTCCTCACCATTGGCCGCTCCTACGCTAACCCGGCCTTGTCTCTTCTCATCTAGCAGCGCCCACCTTACCACCATCACCGTATCATCCTATGACGTCCCTTTAAGCCCGAAGACAGAGAAACCTCATCGGAGAAGAACCCTTTGCACGTTCACATCCGTTTACACATATCGACCTCACTGTTGGCTAGTCCCGTGCTAACGTCGTGTTGCTATCACCCATGCCCGACTCTTCCCATCCGGTAGTACCCAccccgccaccaccgccgtATCACCCTATGACATCCCTTAAGCCTGGAGACAGAGAAACCCCACCAAAGAAGAACGCCTTGCGTGCTCACACCTGTTCACACATATCACAC
This genomic interval carries:
- the LOC133921660 gene encoding kinesin-like protein KIN-7C, giving the protein MGAVGGDQLVQWDKMGGPDAVNDIGGGAGKLDRIQVLVRLRPLSEKEVARGEPAEWECINDTTVMFRSTFPDRPTAPTAYTFDRVFHSDCSTKEVYVEGVKEVALSVVSGINSSIFAYGQTSSGKTYTMTGVTEYTVADIYDYINKHEERAFVLKFSAIEIYNEVVRDLLSAENTPLRLWDDAERGTYVENLTEVILRDWNHLKGLISVCEAQRRTGETFLNEKSSRSHQILRLTVESSAREFLGKDKSTTLVASANFIDLAGSERASQALSAGTRLKEGCHINKSLLALGTVIRKLSMGSNAHIPYRDSKLTRILQPSLGGNARTAIICTLSPATSHIEQSRNTLLFGSCAKEVVTSAQVNVVMSDKALVKHLQKEVARLESELRQPASNSSLEALVKEKDNQIRKMEKEIKELKSQRDLAQSRLQNLLQTVGEHPKHSGSGKRAVRSPPSIGMPPCNSRDDSSQISHDESDIYKEVRCIETNGTGGNEQLDISAGGSSACGAGSNASVNSRHSRLLGETPITLEQHLENIRRPFVCGTRDLGSSTRNSSGCRVIGRSRSCRSLTGSTLFDGMEVDDGTPLNRSLVDFPGRSEGYNRRGSALNYDAESETLSRAGSILSETSKGATNTNGACDAEFTGIGEFVAELKEMAQVHYQKQLGGQNANGEYGDSTIKSIGLDPIVVGSPSRWPLEFEKKQQEIIELWHACSISLVHRTYFFLLFKGDQADSIYMEVELRRLSFLRETYSRGSTPSNAVVGSLNSSPVASAKKLQREREMLARQMQKQLTVEEREHLYTKWGVSLDSKKRKLQVARRLWTETKDLEHVRESASLVAKLIGLQEPGQVLREMFGLSFAPQQPPPARRRSSNGWRYGIPSFG